A stretch of Fusobacterium massiliense DNA encodes these proteins:
- a CDS encoding manganese efflux pump MntP, producing the protein MTAFNLFMTALALAMDAMSLAIYQGIASINSNKKINFFKISITFGLFQFLMALIGSISGNLFIYYISTYSKYISFFIFLFLGLMMLKEAFKGEDMKYDENTLDFKTLFIMGIATSLDSLLVGLTLAILPFHQTLLYTIEIGIITFIISGIGFILGNKTGDFLGNKSHFIGAFLLLFIAIKTIV; encoded by the coding sequence ATGACTGCTTTTAATCTTTTTATGACAGCACTTGCTCTTGCAATGGACGCAATGTCTCTTGCTATTTATCAAGGTATTGCTTCAATAAATTCAAATAAAAAAATTAATTTTTTTAAAATATCTATAACTTTTGGACTTTTTCAATTTTTAATGGCTTTAATAGGTTCTATTTCTGGAAATTTATTTATCTACTATATTTCTACCTATTCAAAATACATTTCCTTTTTTATTTTCTTATTTTTAGGGCTTATGATGTTAAAAGAAGCTTTTAAAGGAGAAGATATGAAATACGATGAAAACACATTAGATTTTAAAACACTTTTCATCATGGGAATTGCAACTAGTCTTGATTCATTACTTGTAGGATTGACTCTTGCTATTTTACCCTTTCATCAAACTCTTCTGTATACAATCGAAATTGGAATTATAACTTTTATTATATCTGGTATTGGTTTTATATTAGGTAATAAAACAGGGGATTTCTTAGGAAATAAATCTCATTTTATTGGTGCTTTCTTACTTTTATTTATTGCTATAAAAACTATAGTTTAA
- a CDS encoding YifB family Mg chelatase-like AAA ATPase: MNKKIFSSSYLGLETYLVEVEIDISRGLPMFSIVGMGDTAILESKFRVKAALKNSDYDITPQKIVVNLSPAGIKKEGAQFDLAIAIGIILTMKLLKDTNKIIENYIFVGELSLDGAVKGVNGVINSVILAKEKKFKGVIIPWENRNEASLIDGVEIVPVKHISDVVNFMNTGEKLEFEKIQEDKYDDDILDFSDVKGQYLAKRAMEIAAAGGHNILLIGSPGSGKSMLAKRMIGILPEMEEDEIIESTKIHSIAGELNEKKPIISKRPVRMPHHSTTLAAMVGGGKKILPGEISLASGGILILDEMSEFNRSVLEALRQPLEDGIVSITRAMYRVEFKTNFLLVATSNPCPCGMYFEDNCKCSSYEVEKYMKKLSGPILDRIDLVIEIKRLSEDELVNSKIEEKSKDIKARVIKAREIQRKRYGENKVNAKINQYELKKYCAIDEEDKKFLVTVLEKLKVSARSFDKILKIARTIADLNGEENINRKHLMEAISFRRK, from the coding sequence ATGAATAAAAAAATTTTCAGCAGTAGTTATTTAGGTTTAGAGACATATTTAGTTGAAGTAGAGATAGATATTTCAAGGGGTTTACCTATGTTTTCAATTGTTGGAATGGGAGATACAGCTATCTTAGAAAGTAAATTCAGAGTAAAAGCAGCATTAAAAAATTCAGATTACGATATTACACCACAGAAAATTGTAGTTAATTTATCTCCGGCAGGCATAAAAAAAGAAGGAGCTCAGTTTGATTTAGCTATTGCTATTGGAATAATATTAACTATGAAGCTTTTAAAAGATACAAATAAAATTATAGAAAATTATATCTTTGTTGGAGAACTTTCTCTTGATGGAGCAGTAAAGGGAGTTAATGGTGTTATAAATAGTGTTATTCTTGCAAAAGAAAAGAAATTTAAGGGAGTAATTATACCTTGGGAAAATAGAAATGAAGCAAGTCTTATAGATGGAGTTGAAATAGTTCCTGTAAAACATATTTCAGATGTAGTTAATTTCATGAATACTGGAGAGAAATTAGAGTTTGAAAAAATACAAGAAGATAAATATGATGATGATATATTAGATTTTTCAGATGTTAAAGGTCAATATTTAGCAAAAAGAGCTATGGAAATAGCAGCTGCAGGGGGTCATAATATATTGTTAATAGGAAGTCCTGGCTCTGGAAAATCAATGCTTGCTAAAAGAATGATAGGTATACTTCCTGAGATGGAAGAAGATGAAATTATAGAGAGTACTAAAATACATAGTATAGCAGGGGAATTGAATGAAAAAAAACCTATAATTTCTAAAAGACCAGTAAGAATGCCACATCATAGTACAACACTTGCTGCTATGGTTGGTGGAGGTAAGAAAATTCTACCCGGTGAAATAAGTTTGGCTAGTGGTGGAATTTTAATTTTAGATGAAATGAGTGAATTTAATCGTTCTGTATTAGAAGCATTAAGACAACCTCTTGAAGATGGAATAGTTAGTATAACTAGAGCTATGTATAGAGTGGAATTTAAAACTAATTTCTTATTGGTAGCAACTTCAAATCCTTGTCCTTGTGGTATGTATTTTGAAGATAATTGTAAGTGTTCAAGTTATGAAGTTGAAAAGTATATGAAAAAATTATCTGGGCCGATATTGGATAGAATAGATTTAGTAATAGAAATAAAAAGGCTAAGTGAAGATGAACTTGTTAATTCGAAAATTGAAGAAAAAAGCAAGGATATAAAAGCAAGAGTAATTAAGGCAAGAGAAATACAAAGAAAAAGATATGGTGAAAATAAAGTAAATGCAAAGATTAATCAATATGAATTAAAAAAATATTGTGCTATTGATGAAGAAGATAAAAAGTTTTTAGTTACAGTTTTAGAAAAATTGAAAGTATCAGCAAGAAGTTTTGATAAGATTCTAAAAATAGCAAGAACTATTGCAGATTTAAATGGAGAAGAAAATATAAATAGAAAACATTTGATGGAAGCAATTTCTTTCAGAAGAAAATAA
- a CDS encoding type IV pilus twitching motility protein PilT, with translation MFDEILTYGRGIGASDIHILENEKIYFRVKGELISSDKFKNDILKDIDIWSIFHNEILYNIGVNKNNHLSTDKKEYVDKDFAYTDKNNNRYRVSIFESMRKIGLVIRIINNKPVNLEENFINKVLDEEILNLKDGLVLVTGITGSGKSTTLANIIEKFNEKYSYKILTIEDPVEYVYKNKKSIIIQREIGEDTESFRKALKSSLRQDPDIVMVGEIRDEESLSAVLTLAETGHLVFSTLHTMNTVESINRMLSMVAEDKRTYVKEQLSSVLRFIFSQELINKNNKVVPIFEILNNTKAISNLILTNKFNQISVLIESGIENNMITKEKYKKLLE, from the coding sequence ATGTTTGATGAAATTTTAACTTATGGAAGAGGAATAGGAGCATCAGATATTCATATTTTAGAAAACGAAAAAATTTATTTTAGGGTAAAAGGAGAGTTGATTTCTTCAGATAAATTTAAAAATGATATCTTAAAAGACATTGATATTTGGAGTATTTTCCATAATGAAATTCTCTATAATATAGGTGTCAATAAAAATAATCATTTAAGTACAGATAAAAAAGAATATGTAGATAAGGACTTTGCTTATACTGACAAAAATAATAATAGATACAGAGTTAGTATTTTTGAATCTATGAGAAAAATAGGCTTGGTAATTAGAATAATTAATAATAAGCCTGTAAATTTAGAAGAAAATTTTATAAATAAAGTTTTAGATGAGGAAATATTAAATTTAAAAGATGGATTAGTTTTGGTGACAGGAATTACTGGGAGTGGGAAATCCACAACACTTGCAAATATTATAGAAAAATTTAATGAAAAGTATAGTTATAAAATTTTAACTATTGAAGACCCTGTAGAGTATGTATATAAAAATAAAAAATCTATAATTATTCAAAGAGAAATAGGAGAAGATACAGAAAGTTTTAGAAAAGCTTTAAAAAGCTCATTAAGACAAGATCCAGATATTGTGATGGTTGGAGAAATTAGAGATGAAGAAAGTTTGTCAGCCGTATTGACATTGGCAGAAACAGGACACTTAGTTTTTTCAACTTTACATACTATGAATACAGTTGAAAGTATAAATAGAATGTTATCTATGGTGGCAGAAGATAAGAGAACTTATGTAAAAGAACAGTTATCATCTGTGCTTAGATTTATTTTTTCACAAGAATTAATAAATAAAAATAATAAAGTAGTACCAATTTTTGAAATATTAAATAATACTAAGGCTATATCAAATTTGATATTGACCAATAAATTTAATCAAATTTCAGTTTTAATTGAAAGTGGAATTGAAAATAATATGATAACAAAAGAAAAATATAAGAAATTACTAGAATGA